Proteins co-encoded in one Cynocephalus volans isolate mCynVol1 chromosome 11, mCynVol1.pri, whole genome shotgun sequence genomic window:
- the NKTR gene encoding NK-tumor recognition protein isoform X3: MFQLFSDICPKTCKNFLCLCSGEKGLGKTTGKKLCYKGSTFHRVVKNFMIQGGDFSEGNGKGGESIYGGFFKDENFILKHDRAFLLSMANRGKHTNGSQFFITTKPAPHLDGVHVVFGLVISGFEIIKQIENLKTDAASRPYADVRVIDCGVLATKSTKDVFEKKRKKPTHSEGSDSSSNSSSSSESSSESEIEHERSRRRKHKRRPKVKHSKKRRKEASSSEEPRNKHTMTPKGHSERSDTNEKRSIDSNAKREKPVVRPEEIPPVPENRFLLRRDMPVVTVEPEPKIPDVTPVSDQKPSVSKSGRKIKGRGTIRYHTPPRSRSCSESDDDDSSETPPHWKEEMQRLRVYRPPSGEKWSKGDKLSDPCSSRWDERSLSQRSRSWSYNGYYSDVSTARHSDSHHKKRRKEKKVKHKKKAKKQKHFRRHKQTKKRRTVVPSDVESSKSSTRPPCDRERRSRSSSLSSHHSSKRDWSKSDKDDQSSSTHSSRDSYRSKSHSQSYSRGSSRSRTASKSSSHSPSRSKSRSSSKSGHKRTASKSPRTTTSQLSENKPVKTEPSRAAVPQNENVVVQPVIAENIPVIPLSDSPPPSRWKPGQKPWKPSYERIQEMKAKTTHLLPIQSTYSLANIKETGSSSSYHKREKNSQSDRSAYSKYSDRSSESSPRSRSRSSRSRSYSRSYTRSRSLVSSHSRSRSPSSRSHSRNKYSDHSQCSRSSSYTSVSSDDRRRAKRKSRSSGKKNNTSNKRHSSSSEKTLHSKYVEGRDKSSCQRKYSESRSSLDYFSESEQSSVQITQSAQEKEKQGQKDITNSKKEKNRDEEKSKPERECLRSKKRTSKENLSDHFRNGSKPKRKNYAGSKWDSESNSERGVTKNNRNDSRPSSDKEEGEATSDSESEVSEIHTKAKPTTKSSANTSLPGDNGAWKSSRMRSSASDSEDSYSNSENNRGKLLKHKHGSKENLKREHTKKMKEKLKGKKDKKHKAPKRKQAFHWQPPLEFGEEEEEEINEKQITQESKEKKQVSENSETIIDNPKTEKSCEEGSISSKHNTITVSSDLDHLTKDDSKLNISPTVLNTEENVAISPPNIQHIEEDVPSGVEDVLQTDDNMEICTPDRNSPAKVEGASPLGNSRLDSPDTSIVLKQDMQTEHPEAAVVQQESGMSESKTMGEKRKQEGSSASLANAVESTGKKEVAEKSQINVMDNKWKPLQGVGNLAAPAATIPSAVEVKASTTVPEMKPQGLRIEIKSKNKVRPGSLFDEVRKTARLNRRPRNQESSSDEQTPSRDGDSQSRSPSRSRSKSETKSRHRTRSVSYSHSRSRSRSSTSSYRSRSYSRSRSRGWYSRGRTRSRSSSYRSYKSHRTSSRSRSRSSSYDPHSRSSRSYTYDSYYSRSRSRSRSQRSDSYHKGRSYNRRSRSCRSYGSDSESDRSYSHHRSPSESSRYS, translated from the exons ATGTTTCAGCTCTTCTCAGACATATGTCCAAAAACATGCAAAAACTTCCTTTGCCTATGCTCTG gggAGAAAGGCCTTGGGAAAACAACTGGGAAGAAGTTATGTTATAAAGGTTCTACATTCCATCGTGTGGTTAAAAACTTTATGATTCAGGGTGGGGACTTCAGTGAAG GTAATGGAAAAGGTGGAGAATCAATTTATGGTGGCTTTTTTAAAG ATGAAAACTTTATTCTCAAACATGACAGAGCGTTCCTTTTGTCAATGGCAAATCGAGGGAAACATACCAATGGTTCCCAGTTTTTCAT TACGACAAAACCTGCTCCGCACCTGGATGG GGTGCATGTTGTTTTTGGACTGGTTATTTCTGGTTTTGAAATAATCAAACAAATTGAAAATCTGAAAACTGATGCTGCAAGCAGACCTTATGCAGATGTGCGAGTTATAGACTGTGGGGTGCTTGCCACGAAATCAACAAAAGATG tttttgagaaaaaaaggaaaaaaccaacTCATTCAGAAGGCTCGGATTCCTCTTCcaattcctcttcctcttccGAATCATCTTCAGAAAGTGAAATTGAACATGAGAGAAGCAGAAGAAGGAAACATAAGAGGAGGCCAAAAGTTAAACATTCTAAAAAGAGACGAAAGGAAGCAAGCAGTTCAGAAGAGCCAAGGAATAAACATACCATGACCCCAAAAGG TCACTCTGAGAGGAGTGATACCAATGAAAAAAGGTCAATAGATTCAAATGCTAAAAGGGAAAAGCCTGTGGTCCGCCCAGAAGAGATTCCTCCAGTGCCTGAGAACCGATTTTTACTCAGAAGAGATATGCCTGTTGTCACTGTGGAACCTGAGCC GAAGATTCCTGATGTTACACCCGTAAGTGATCAGAAACCATCCGTATCAAAGTCTGGACGAAAAATTAAAGGAAGAGGCACAATT CGCTATCACACACCTCCAAGGTCAAGATCCTGTTCTGAGTCAGATGATGATGACAGCAGTGAAACCCCTCCTCATTGGAAAGAGGAAATGCAGAGATTGAGAGTATACAGACCACCTAGTGGAGAAAAATGGAGTAAAGGAGATAA GTTAAGTGATCCCTGTTCAAGCCGATGGGATGAAAGAAGTTTGTCCCAGAGATCCAGATCATGGTCCTATAATGGATATTATTCAGACGTTAGTACAGCAAGACACTCTGATAGTCACCATAAAAAacgcagaaaagagaaaaaggttaagcataaaaagaaagctaaaaagcagaaacacttcagaagacacaaacagactaagaagAGAAGGACTGTTGTACCATCTGATGTAGAATCCTCAAAATCTTCCACTCGACCCCCTTGTGATAGAGAAAGGAGATCTCGTTCTTCCTCTTTATCATCTCACCACTCATCAAAGAGGGACTGGTCTAAATCTGATAAGGATGACCAGAGTTCTTCAACCCATTCCAGCAGAGACTCATACAGATCAAAATCTCACTCACAGTCTTATTCTAGAGGAAGCTCAAGATCAAGGACTGCATCAAAATCCTCATCACATTCTCCAAGTAGATCAAAATCCAGATCTAGTTCCAAGTCGGGGCACAAAAGGACAGCATCAAAATCACCAAGAACAACAACTTCTCAGTTAAGTGAAAATAAGCCAGTTAAAACAGAACCTTCAAGAGCAGCAGTGccacaaaatgaaaatgtagtaGTACAACCAGTGATAGCGGAAAATATTCCTGTAATACCGTTGAGTGACAGTCCCCCTCCTTCAAGGTGGAAGCCTGGACAGAAGCCTTGGAAGCCCTCTTATGAGCGAATTCAGGAAATGAAAGCTAAAACAACCCATTTGCTGCCCATCCAAAGCACTTATAGTTTAGCAAATATTAAAGAAACTGGTAGTTCATCATCCtaccataaaagagaaaaaaattcacaaagcGATCGGAGTGCTTATTCAAAATACAGTGATAGAAGTTCAGAAAGttcaccaaggtcaaggagcAGATCGTCTCGGAGTAGATCTTACTCCAGATCATACACAAGGTCACGTAGTCTAGTTAGTTCACATTCAAGGTCTAGGTCTCCATCATCTAGATCTCATTCACGAAATAAATACAGTGATCATTCACAGTGTAGTAGATCATCTTCATACACTTCTGTTAGCAGTGATGATAGAAGGCGAGCCAAGAGGAAATCTAGatccagtgggaaaaaaaataatacttcaaATAAAAGGCACAGCAGCAGCTCTGAAAAGACACTTCATAGTAAATATGTCGAAGGCAGGGATAAATCTTCATGTCAGAGAAAGTATAGTGAAAGCAGGTCATCTTTAGATTATTTTTCAGAAAGTGAACAGTCAAGTGTTCAGATTACACAGTCAGCCCAGGAAAAAGAGAAGCAGGGCCAAAAGGATATAAcaaatagcaaaaaagaaaaaaacagagatgaGGAGAAATCCAAGCCTGAACGGGAATGCCTTCGTTCAAAAAAAAGAACTTCGAAAGAGAATCTTTCTGATCACTTTAGAAATGGCAGTAAGCCCAAAAGGAAGAATTATGCTGGGAGTAAGTGGGACTCTGAGTCAAATTCAGAACGAGGTGTAactaaaaacaatagaaatgattCCCGGCCATCTTCTGATAAGGAGGAAGGTGAGGCCACCTCAGATTCTGAATCAGAGGTTAGTGAAATTCACACCAAAGCCAAACCCACAACAAAATCTTCAGCAAATACTTCATTGCCTGGTGATAATGGTGCTTGGAAATCAAGCAGAATGCGGTCATCAGCTTCTGATTCTGAGGACTCCTATTCCAATTCAGAAAATAATAGAGGAAAGCTGCTGAAGCACAAACATGGGTCAAAGGAAAATCTTAAAAGGgaacacaccaaaaaaatgaaagagaaattgaaagggaaaaaagataaaaagcacaAGGCTCCAAAACGAAAACAAGCATTTCACTGGCAGCCTCCACTAGAATTTggtgaagaagaggaggaggagattaATGAAAAGCAAATTACCCAGgagtcaaaagagaaaaaacaagtatCTGAAAACAGTGAAACCATAATAGATAATCCCAAAACTGAGAAATCCTGTGAAGAGGGCAGCATTTCAAGTAAACATAATACAATTACTGTTTCATCAGATCTTGATCATCTTACTAAAGACGATAGTAAACTCAACATTTCTCCCACAGTTTTAAATACTGAGGAAAATGTAGCCATTTCTCCCCCAAATATTCAGCATATTGAAGAAGATGTCCCAAGTGGAGTGGAGGATGTGCTTCAAACAGATGACAACATGGAGATTTGCACTCCTGATAGGAATTCCCCAGCAAAGGTAGAGGGGGCTTCCCCTCTAGGAAATTCAAGGCTTGACTCTCCAGATACAAGCATTGTTCTAAAGCAGGATATGCAAACAGAACATCCTGAAGCAGCGGTAGTACAACAGGAAAGCGGCATGTCTGAAAGCAAAACTATGGGTGAAAAGAGGAAACAGGAGGGCAGCTCTGCTAGTTTGGCCAATGCTGTAGAAAGTACTGGGAAAAAGGAGGTAGCTGAGAAGAGCCAGATCAACGTCATGGATAATAAATGGAAGCCTCTGCAAGGTGTGGGGAACCTGGCAGCACCTGCTGCTACCATACCCAGTGCTGTGGAAGTTAAGGCATCAACTACTGTGCCTGAAATGAAACCACAAGGCTTGAGAatagaaattaaaagcaaaaataaagttcGGCCTGGTTCTCTCTTTGATGAAGTAAGAAAGACAGCACGCTTAAACCGGAGaccaagaaatcaggagagttCAAGTGATGAGCAGACGCCTAGTCGGGATGGTGATAGCCAGTCCAGGAGTCCAAGCCGATCTCGAAGTAAATCTGAAACcaaatcaagacacagaacaaGGTCTGTCTCATATAGTCACTCAAGAAGTCGATCAAGAAGTTCTACATCTTCTTATCG GTCAAGAAGCTACTCTAGAAGTCGGAGCAGAGGATGGTACAGCAGAGGCCGTACCAGAAGCCGTAGCAGTTCCTACCGCAGTTACAAAAGTCACAG GACATCCAGCAGGAGCAGATCCAGGAGCAGCTCGTATGATCCACACAGTCGGTCCAG CAGGTCCTACACTTACGATAGCTACTATAGCAGGAGTCGGAGTCGAAGTAGAAGTCAGAGGAGTGACAGTTACCACAAAGGCAGAAGTTACAATAGGCGGTCCAG
- the NKTR gene encoding NK-tumor recognition protein isoform X4, whose amino-acid sequence MGAQDRPQCHFDIEINREPGEKGLGKTTGKKLCYKGSTFHRVVKNFMIQGGDFSEGNGKGGESIYGGFFKDENFILKHDRAFLLSMANRGKHTNGSQFFITTKPAPHLDGVHVVFGLVISGFEIIKQIENLKTDAASRPYADVRVIDCGVLATKSTKDVFEKKRKKPTHSEGSDSSSNSSSSSESSSESEIEHERSRRRKHKRRPKVKHSKKRRKEASSSEEPRNKHTMTPKGHSERSDTNEKRSIDSNAKREKPVVRPEEIPPVPENRFLLRRDMPVVTVEPEPKIPDVTPVSDQKPSVSKSGRKIKGRGTIRYHTPPRSRSCSESDDDDSSETPPHWKEEMQRLRVYRPPSGEKWSKGDKLSDPCSSRWDERSLSQRSRSWSYNGYYSDVSTARHSDSHHKKRRKEKKVKHKKKAKKQKHFRRHKQTKKRRTVVPSDVESSKSSTRPPCDRERRSRSSSLSSHHSSKRDWSKSDKDDQSSSTHSSRDSYRSKSHSQSYSRGSSRSRTASKSSSHSPSRSKSRSSSKSGHKRTASKSPRTTTSQLSENKPVKTEPSRAAVPQNENVVVQPVIAENIPVIPLSDSPPPSRWKPGQKPWKPSYERIQEMKAKTTHLLPIQSTYSLANIKETGSSSSYHKREKNSQSDRSAYSKYSDRSSESSPRSRSRSSRSRSYSRSYTRSRSLVSSHSRSRSPSSRSHSRNKYSDHSQCSRSSSYTSVSSDDRRRAKRKSRSSGKKNNTSNKRHSSSSEKTLHSKYVEGRDKSSCQRKYSESRSSLDYFSESEQSSVQITQSAQEKEKQGQKDITNSKKEKNRDEEKSKPERECLRSKKRTSKENLSDHFRNGSKPKRKNYAGSKWDSESNSERGVTKNNRNDSRPSSDKEEGEATSDSESEVSEIHTKAKPTTKSSANTSLPGDNGAWKSSRMRSSASDSEDSYSNSENNRGKLLKHKHGSKENLKREHTKKMKEKLKGKKDKKHKAPKRKQAFHWQPPLEFGEEEEEEINEKQITQESKEKKQVSENSETIIDNPKTEKSCEEGSISSKHNTITVSSDLDHLTKDDSKLNISPTVLNTEENVAISPPNIQHIEEDVPSGVEDVLQTDDNMEICTPDRNSPAKVEGASPLGNSRLDSPDTSIVLKQDMQTEHPEAAVVQQESGMSESKTMGEKRKQEGSSASLANAVESTGKKEVAEKSQINVMDNKWKPLQGVGNLAAPAATIPSAVEVKASTTVPEMKPQGLRIEIKSKNKVRPGSLFDEVRKTARLNRRPRNQESSSDEQTPSRDGDSQSRSPSRSRSKSETKSRHRTRSVSYSHSRSRSRSSTSSYRSRSYSRSRSRGWYSRGRTRSRSSSYRSYKSHRTSSRSRSRSSSYDPHSRSSRSYTYDSYYSRSRSRSRSQRSDSYHKGRSYNRRSRSCRSYGSDSESDRSYSHHRSPSESSRYS is encoded by the exons gggAGAAAGGCCTTGGGAAAACAACTGGGAAGAAGTTATGTTATAAAGGTTCTACATTCCATCGTGTGGTTAAAAACTTTATGATTCAGGGTGGGGACTTCAGTGAAG GTAATGGAAAAGGTGGAGAATCAATTTATGGTGGCTTTTTTAAAG ATGAAAACTTTATTCTCAAACATGACAGAGCGTTCCTTTTGTCAATGGCAAATCGAGGGAAACATACCAATGGTTCCCAGTTTTTCAT TACGACAAAACCTGCTCCGCACCTGGATGG GGTGCATGTTGTTTTTGGACTGGTTATTTCTGGTTTTGAAATAATCAAACAAATTGAAAATCTGAAAACTGATGCTGCAAGCAGACCTTATGCAGATGTGCGAGTTATAGACTGTGGGGTGCTTGCCACGAAATCAACAAAAGATG tttttgagaaaaaaaggaaaaaaccaacTCATTCAGAAGGCTCGGATTCCTCTTCcaattcctcttcctcttccGAATCATCTTCAGAAAGTGAAATTGAACATGAGAGAAGCAGAAGAAGGAAACATAAGAGGAGGCCAAAAGTTAAACATTCTAAAAAGAGACGAAAGGAAGCAAGCAGTTCAGAAGAGCCAAGGAATAAACATACCATGACCCCAAAAGG TCACTCTGAGAGGAGTGATACCAATGAAAAAAGGTCAATAGATTCAAATGCTAAAAGGGAAAAGCCTGTGGTCCGCCCAGAAGAGATTCCTCCAGTGCCTGAGAACCGATTTTTACTCAGAAGAGATATGCCTGTTGTCACTGTGGAACCTGAGCC GAAGATTCCTGATGTTACACCCGTAAGTGATCAGAAACCATCCGTATCAAAGTCTGGACGAAAAATTAAAGGAAGAGGCACAATT CGCTATCACACACCTCCAAGGTCAAGATCCTGTTCTGAGTCAGATGATGATGACAGCAGTGAAACCCCTCCTCATTGGAAAGAGGAAATGCAGAGATTGAGAGTATACAGACCACCTAGTGGAGAAAAATGGAGTAAAGGAGATAA GTTAAGTGATCCCTGTTCAAGCCGATGGGATGAAAGAAGTTTGTCCCAGAGATCCAGATCATGGTCCTATAATGGATATTATTCAGACGTTAGTACAGCAAGACACTCTGATAGTCACCATAAAAAacgcagaaaagagaaaaaggttaagcataaaaagaaagctaaaaagcagaaacacttcagaagacacaaacagactaagaagAGAAGGACTGTTGTACCATCTGATGTAGAATCCTCAAAATCTTCCACTCGACCCCCTTGTGATAGAGAAAGGAGATCTCGTTCTTCCTCTTTATCATCTCACCACTCATCAAAGAGGGACTGGTCTAAATCTGATAAGGATGACCAGAGTTCTTCAACCCATTCCAGCAGAGACTCATACAGATCAAAATCTCACTCACAGTCTTATTCTAGAGGAAGCTCAAGATCAAGGACTGCATCAAAATCCTCATCACATTCTCCAAGTAGATCAAAATCCAGATCTAGTTCCAAGTCGGGGCACAAAAGGACAGCATCAAAATCACCAAGAACAACAACTTCTCAGTTAAGTGAAAATAAGCCAGTTAAAACAGAACCTTCAAGAGCAGCAGTGccacaaaatgaaaatgtagtaGTACAACCAGTGATAGCGGAAAATATTCCTGTAATACCGTTGAGTGACAGTCCCCCTCCTTCAAGGTGGAAGCCTGGACAGAAGCCTTGGAAGCCCTCTTATGAGCGAATTCAGGAAATGAAAGCTAAAACAACCCATTTGCTGCCCATCCAAAGCACTTATAGTTTAGCAAATATTAAAGAAACTGGTAGTTCATCATCCtaccataaaagagaaaaaaattcacaaagcGATCGGAGTGCTTATTCAAAATACAGTGATAGAAGTTCAGAAAGttcaccaaggtcaaggagcAGATCGTCTCGGAGTAGATCTTACTCCAGATCATACACAAGGTCACGTAGTCTAGTTAGTTCACATTCAAGGTCTAGGTCTCCATCATCTAGATCTCATTCACGAAATAAATACAGTGATCATTCACAGTGTAGTAGATCATCTTCATACACTTCTGTTAGCAGTGATGATAGAAGGCGAGCCAAGAGGAAATCTAGatccagtgggaaaaaaaataatacttcaaATAAAAGGCACAGCAGCAGCTCTGAAAAGACACTTCATAGTAAATATGTCGAAGGCAGGGATAAATCTTCATGTCAGAGAAAGTATAGTGAAAGCAGGTCATCTTTAGATTATTTTTCAGAAAGTGAACAGTCAAGTGTTCAGATTACACAGTCAGCCCAGGAAAAAGAGAAGCAGGGCCAAAAGGATATAAcaaatagcaaaaaagaaaaaaacagagatgaGGAGAAATCCAAGCCTGAACGGGAATGCCTTCGTTCAAAAAAAAGAACTTCGAAAGAGAATCTTTCTGATCACTTTAGAAATGGCAGTAAGCCCAAAAGGAAGAATTATGCTGGGAGTAAGTGGGACTCTGAGTCAAATTCAGAACGAGGTGTAactaaaaacaatagaaatgattCCCGGCCATCTTCTGATAAGGAGGAAGGTGAGGCCACCTCAGATTCTGAATCAGAGGTTAGTGAAATTCACACCAAAGCCAAACCCACAACAAAATCTTCAGCAAATACTTCATTGCCTGGTGATAATGGTGCTTGGAAATCAAGCAGAATGCGGTCATCAGCTTCTGATTCTGAGGACTCCTATTCCAATTCAGAAAATAATAGAGGAAAGCTGCTGAAGCACAAACATGGGTCAAAGGAAAATCTTAAAAGGgaacacaccaaaaaaatgaaagagaaattgaaagggaaaaaagataaaaagcacaAGGCTCCAAAACGAAAACAAGCATTTCACTGGCAGCCTCCACTAGAATTTggtgaagaagaggaggaggagattaATGAAAAGCAAATTACCCAGgagtcaaaagagaaaaaacaagtatCTGAAAACAGTGAAACCATAATAGATAATCCCAAAACTGAGAAATCCTGTGAAGAGGGCAGCATTTCAAGTAAACATAATACAATTACTGTTTCATCAGATCTTGATCATCTTACTAAAGACGATAGTAAACTCAACATTTCTCCCACAGTTTTAAATACTGAGGAAAATGTAGCCATTTCTCCCCCAAATATTCAGCATATTGAAGAAGATGTCCCAAGTGGAGTGGAGGATGTGCTTCAAACAGATGACAACATGGAGATTTGCACTCCTGATAGGAATTCCCCAGCAAAGGTAGAGGGGGCTTCCCCTCTAGGAAATTCAAGGCTTGACTCTCCAGATACAAGCATTGTTCTAAAGCAGGATATGCAAACAGAACATCCTGAAGCAGCGGTAGTACAACAGGAAAGCGGCATGTCTGAAAGCAAAACTATGGGTGAAAAGAGGAAACAGGAGGGCAGCTCTGCTAGTTTGGCCAATGCTGTAGAAAGTACTGGGAAAAAGGAGGTAGCTGAGAAGAGCCAGATCAACGTCATGGATAATAAATGGAAGCCTCTGCAAGGTGTGGGGAACCTGGCAGCACCTGCTGCTACCATACCCAGTGCTGTGGAAGTTAAGGCATCAACTACTGTGCCTGAAATGAAACCACAAGGCTTGAGAatagaaattaaaagcaaaaataaagttcGGCCTGGTTCTCTCTTTGATGAAGTAAGAAAGACAGCACGCTTAAACCGGAGaccaagaaatcaggagagttCAAGTGATGAGCAGACGCCTAGTCGGGATGGTGATAGCCAGTCCAGGAGTCCAAGCCGATCTCGAAGTAAATCTGAAACcaaatcaagacacagaacaaGGTCTGTCTCATATAGTCACTCAAGAAGTCGATCAAGAAGTTCTACATCTTCTTATCG GTCAAGAAGCTACTCTAGAAGTCGGAGCAGAGGATGGTACAGCAGAGGCCGTACCAGAAGCCGTAGCAGTTCCTACCGCAGTTACAAAAGTCACAG GACATCCAGCAGGAGCAGATCCAGGAGCAGCTCGTATGATCCACACAGTCGGTCCAG CAGGTCCTACACTTACGATAGCTACTATAGCAGGAGTCGGAGTCGAAGTAGAAGTCAGAGGAGTGACAGTTACCACAAAGGCAGAAGTTACAATAGGCGGTCCAG